The following are encoded together in the Desulfurella sp. genome:
- a CDS encoding CoA-transferase subunit beta, which produces MSKKAIIPVHIPTVDEIEANVKSFHSGISDSDYEAYCKENDIPPDEFTTMELLAIASSTMIPKGASMFIGTGLPVLTMTLAQHTVNPDAIIVMEAGMLDPHFEHIPISVADIRGAYMASTALSMMDAFGTYEQRGYVTGGGLGGAEYDEYGNINATGLWEPPRNQWTSLVSGTGKGPNVVFTGSGGSNPIGTQSDFILSVMVQEKRRFPYKVQFLTTMAAARGPEGESRWDYGVPRGGKGLMVSDLCVMENFPEEGIYDMRLRSVHPGASLKDVIDNVMWELKDKSGKVLKPTDDIPTTPTPSHEQLKVLRMIVDPTRIYLKRKTVREVAYEKEHGKPWRVKVKD; this is translated from the coding sequence ATGAGTAAAAAAGCTATTATACCGGTACATATACCAACCGTAGATGAAATTGAAGCAAATGTTAAAAGTTTTCACAGCGGTATATCTGACTCAGATTATGAGGCATATTGCAAAGAAAACGATATTCCACCAGATGAGTTTACAACAATGGAGTTACTTGCTATTGCAAGCTCAACAATGATACCAAAAGGAGCATCAATGTTTATTGGTACTGGTTTGCCTGTGCTTACAATGACACTTGCACAGCACACAGTAAACCCAGATGCCATTATAGTTATGGAAGCAGGTATGCTTGATCCACACTTTGAACATATTCCTATATCTGTAGCAGATATTAGGGGTGCTTACATGGCTTCTACAGCTTTGTCAATGATGGATGCATTTGGAACATACGAACAACGCGGATATGTTACAGGTGGTGGCTTAGGTGGCGCAGAGTACGATGAGTATGGCAATATTAACGCAACGGGTCTTTGGGAGCCACCCAGGAATCAATGGACATCTTTGGTTTCTGGTACAGGTAAGGGTCCAAATGTGGTATTTACAGGTTCTGGTGGTTCAAACCCAATTGGTACACAGTCTGATTTTATCTTGAGTGTTATGGTTCAAGAAAAAAGACGATTTCCCTATAAAGTACAATTTTTAACTACTATGGCTGCAGCAAGAGGACCAGAAGGTGAGTCAAGGTGGGATTATGGTGTACCAAGAGGCGGCAAAGGTTTGATGGTTTCTGATCTTTGCGTTATGGAAAACTTCCCAGAAGAAGGCATCTATGATATGAGACTAAGAAGCGTTCACCCTGGAGCAAGCTTAAAAGATGTTATAGACAATGTTATGTGGGAATTAAAAGACAAAAGTGGTAAGGTTTTGAAACCTACAGATGATATTCCAACAACACCTACACCTTCGCATGAACAATTGAAAGTGCTAAGAATGATAGTTGATCCAACAAGAATTTACCTTAAAAGAAAAACTGTTCGTGAAGTTGCATACGAAAAAGAACACGGAAAGCCATGGAGAGTTAAAGTTAAAGATTAA
- a CDS encoding tetratricopeptide repeat protein produces MHKKTLLIVFFIILGVFFTSTVACANPSLQEGLNAYNNKNYKEACNIFSILSQEGNSQAQYILGSMYLDGVGVKKDYKKAYELFSQSAKQNNSFGEYALGYLYKHGLGVKKDLSKTLYWWEKSAKENNRDALYGLGFLYSMGQGVELNYKKSFEYWQKASYLGSNYAQYRLGLLYLEGDNIEKNYVDAYAWIDVAKKFSNPDEEIYKLASHHLNIVKYKLTNDELLQAKELADRLYNQIRSNQ; encoded by the coding sequence ATGCATAAAAAAACTTTACTAATTGTTTTTTTTATTATTTTAGGTGTATTTTTTACAAGCACTGTAGCTTGCGCAAACCCCAGCTTACAAGAAGGACTTAATGCATACAATAATAAAAACTACAAAGAAGCTTGTAACATTTTTTCTATTTTGAGTCAGGAAGGAAACTCGCAAGCACAGTATATATTGGGCTCAATGTATCTAGACGGTGTTGGTGTAAAAAAAGATTATAAAAAAGCTTACGAATTATTTAGCCAGTCGGCTAAACAAAATAATAGTTTTGGCGAGTACGCTCTGGGCTATCTATACAAACATGGACTTGGTGTTAAAAAAGATTTATCAAAAACATTGTACTGGTGGGAAAAAAGCGCAAAAGAAAACAACAGGGACGCATTATATGGCCTTGGGTTTTTATACAGCATGGGTCAAGGTGTAGAACTCAATTATAAAAAAAGCTTCGAGTACTGGCAAAAAGCCTCTTATCTGGGATCAAATTACGCCCAATACAGACTTGGGCTTTTGTATTTAGAAGGGGATAATATAGAAAAAAATTATGTAGATGCCTACGCATGGATTGATGTAGCAAAAAAGTTTTCCAATCCTGATGAAGAAATTTACAAACTCGCCTCACACCATTTAAATATAGTTAAATACAAATTAACGAACGATGAATTATTGCAAGCAAAAGAACTGGCAGATAGACTGTATAATCAAATAAGAAGCAATCAATGA
- a CDS encoding YgiT-type zinc finger protein translates to MKCKYCGREMIKTKTPFKRPVKGEMLVVPDVEIYSCPGCGAVYFPEETIRHAGRKIGEKLLQVAKERGRIKDEKEYLRKLQEQKQIDIEEAIKRGDIKKKEDAPLKIFT, encoded by the coding sequence ATGAAATGTAAGTATTGCGGTAGAGAGATGATAAAAACAAAGACACCATTTAAAAGACCAGTGAAAGGCGAAATGCTTGTTGTACCGGATGTAGAGATTTACAGCTGTCCTGGGTGTGGTGCTGTATATTTTCCAGAAGAAACTATACGACATGCAGGCAGAAAAATTGGCGAAAAACTCCTTCAGGTAGCAAAAGAACGTGGTCGTATAAAAGATGAAAAAGAATATTTAAGAAAACTTCAAGAACAAAAGCAAATAGATATAGAAGAAGCCATAAAAAGAGGTGATATTAAAAAGAAAGAAGATGCACCACTAAAAATCTTTACATAA
- a CDS encoding CoA-transferase, which translates to MAEASKIMSIKEVVSKFVKPHRAWVVGGFGYTRTNASIPREVIRQNIPNLYLQTNAGATPVMMMAGAGQLDWIEMTFIGLETIQPVSYEIRKGLEDGDISAYMLFSNYSWALRTHAGRFGMQFATGMTDLGSDLIEYDVFGKAGLRGKNEKGMWVHPDIPPARQVIIDDPFDGWGLRPHQYDPENKWSPGDVPDTTWNKTAAEEDGIFYEKLRKQATKYTGKPGVKAVLYPPSIPYLATTHVQRCGNKGTARIEGLLVPDVEQSLSAKYLVIATEKIVPEEELRFRPSENQIPMIHVDAIVETPWGGYPTNVTYLYDYDWMWWKFYIQANRAADTPDGRKALADYWHEIVGKDEWDFLQNKVGTDKFEFGKIKAKYECPSGATGFARLYELVADTKYGYKPDQYRPI; encoded by the coding sequence ATGGCAGAAGCAAGTAAAATAATGTCCATCAAAGAAGTGGTAAGCAAGTTTGTTAAGCCACACAGGGCTTGGGTTGTGGGTGGATTTGGTTATACCAGGACCAATGCATCAATTCCAAGAGAAGTTATCAGGCAAAATATACCTAATCTATATTTACAAACAAACGCAGGCGCTACACCTGTTATGATGATGGCAGGTGCTGGTCAGCTTGATTGGATTGAAATGACATTTATTGGACTTGAAACGATACAACCAGTTTCTTATGAGATTAGAAAAGGTTTAGAAGATGGCGATATTAGTGCATATATGCTATTTTCTAACTATTCCTGGGCACTCAGGACACATGCTGGACGCTTTGGAATGCAGTTTGCAACAGGTATGACAGATTTGGGTTCTGATTTAATTGAGTACGATGTTTTTGGTAAAGCAGGTCTTAGAGGCAAAAACGAAAAAGGCATGTGGGTCCACCCGGATATCCCACCAGCCAGACAGGTAATTATAGATGACCCGTTTGATGGTTGGGGACTTAGACCTCACCAATATGACCCAGAAAATAAATGGTCACCGGGCGATGTGCCAGATACCACATGGAATAAAACTGCAGCAGAAGAAGATGGTATATTTTATGAAAAATTAAGAAAACAGGCTACAAAATATACAGGAAAACCAGGCGTAAAAGCTGTTTTGTATCCACCTTCAATACCTTATCTTGCAACTACACATGTTCAAAGATGCGGTAATAAAGGTACAGCACGAATTGAAGGTTTGCTTGTGCCGGATGTTGAGCAATCACTGAGTGCAAAATACTTAGTAATTGCTACCGAAAAGATAGTACCAGAAGAAGAATTGAGATTTAGACCATCTGAAAACCAGATTCCAATGATACATGTTGATGCAATTGTAGAAACACCATGGGGTGGCTACCCAACAAATGTGACTTACCTATATGACTATGATTGGATGTGGTGGAAATTCTATATTCAAGCAAACCGTGCAGCCGATACACCAGATGGTAGGAAAGCTTTGGCTGATTACTGGCATGAAATAGTGGGTAAAGATGAGTGGGATTTCTTGCAAAACAAAGTTGGAACAGATAAATTTGAGTTTGGTAAAATCAAAGCCAAATACGAATGCCCAAGTGGTGCAACAGGTTTTGCAAGGTTATATGAACTTGTAGCAGATACAAAATATGGCTACAAACCCGATCAATATAGGCCAATATAA
- a CDS encoding helix-turn-helix transcriptional regulator: MDIGEQIKYERKRRNITLKVLAELVKCSPNYLSLIEKNKVNPSAKVLRRLFEILEIQHEEYLNDNDEQIFVKKEKRTRIVYPNNKVIRELLVKD, encoded by the coding sequence ATGGATATTGGAGAACAAATAAAATATGAGCGCAAAAGAAGAAACATAACTCTTAAAGTACTAGCAGAATTAGTAAAATGCTCTCCTAATTACCTATCATTGATAGAAAAAAATAAAGTAAATCCCTCAGCGAAAGTTTTAAGAAGGCTTTTTGAGATTCTGGAAATACAACATGAAGAATACTTAAATGATAATGATGAACAAATATTTGTTAAAAAAGAAAAACGCACACGTATAGTGTACCCTAATAATAAAGTAATAAGAGAGTTGCTGGTAAAAGAC
- a CDS encoding molybdopterin-dependent oxidoreductase, with translation MKCFSVCPHDCPDACALEVEIKDNMVVKISGNKDHVFTQGSICNKTYFYRDVIYSDKRVLYPYKRVGKKGSLSFERISWQEAIKTIVERWQNILKHYQSDSILPYSYAGTEGVLNNASMDRRFFNKLQSAQLLRTICSKAGSKGFDLAYGKAIGTNPIYTQNSRFIIFWGINAMVTNLHQAIFAQRARLNGAKIISIDVEKNETANFADEFYHIMPASDGVLALGIANIIINENLYDKEFIESNTVGFDKFKELVKKYTPDTVSKQTGLSKEQLNKLAIEYATIKPSFIRIGNGLQHHLNGGFNTWAISLLPALVGSWKYKEGGALKSNSGYFPINKTLLERPDLLNKKPRSINMVELGKALTDNQNPIKSIYVYNSNPLVVAPNHNLVKKGFEREDLFVVVHERLWSDTAKYADIVLPSTTSFEHEDLYISYWHNVIAFANRVIEPLGQSKPNIEVFSMLAQAFGFSQDCFKDNAYDLADQALDSDYFKNHNISLNRLLKEKFIELEYIDFPYKDSAYTKTKKIQFENPDAINLAGTGLPECTALNLNYPFILISPPNKHFLNSTFAHVNKLKEKEYAPYVKINPKDAIKYDLKDNCNVEIFNEQGSCILKAMISDDVKEGVLVARGLYWVDDYINKQPINTLTSDKLSDIGGGAVFFSSGVNIKKV, from the coding sequence ATGAAGTGTTTTAGTGTATGTCCACATGATTGTCCTGATGCCTGTGCTTTAGAAGTAGAGATCAAAGACAATATGGTAGTAAAAATTTCTGGAAACAAAGACCATGTTTTTACACAAGGTTCAATATGCAACAAAACCTACTTTTACAGAGATGTCATATACTCAGATAAAAGAGTTTTGTACCCGTATAAAAGAGTTGGCAAAAAAGGAAGTTTATCTTTTGAGCGCATTAGCTGGCAAGAAGCTATAAAAACCATAGTGGAAAGGTGGCAAAATATTTTAAAGCATTACCAAAGCGATTCTATTTTACCCTACTCTTATGCAGGCACAGAAGGTGTACTTAATAATGCAAGCATGGATAGGCGTTTTTTTAATAAACTTCAGTCTGCACAACTTTTGCGCACAATTTGCTCAAAAGCAGGAAGCAAAGGTTTCGATCTGGCATATGGCAAAGCAATTGGTACTAATCCTATATATACTCAAAACTCTAGATTTATTATTTTTTGGGGCATAAATGCTATGGTAACAAACCTACATCAGGCTATTTTTGCCCAAAGAGCACGCTTAAACGGTGCAAAAATAATTAGCATTGATGTAGAAAAAAATGAAACTGCAAATTTTGCTGATGAATTTTACCATATAATGCCTGCCAGTGATGGAGTTTTAGCTCTTGGTATTGCAAATATAATCATAAATGAAAATTTATATGACAAAGAATTTATTGAAAGCAATACAGTTGGTTTTGATAAATTCAAGGAATTGGTAAAAAAGTATACTCCAGATACAGTGAGCAAACAAACAGGTTTAAGCAAAGAACAATTAAACAAACTTGCAATTGAATATGCTACAATAAAGCCTAGCTTTATTAGAATAGGAAATGGCTTGCAACACCATTTAAATGGTGGTTTTAATACATGGGCGATTAGCTTGTTACCAGCGCTTGTGGGCTCATGGAAATACAAAGAAGGTGGGGCTTTAAAATCAAATTCTGGGTACTTTCCAATTAACAAAACATTGCTTGAAAGGCCAGATTTACTTAATAAAAAACCCAGATCGATAAATATGGTAGAATTAGGAAAGGCTTTAACAGACAATCAGAACCCTATAAAGTCCATTTATGTTTACAATTCAAATCCTTTAGTTGTGGCACCAAATCATAACCTTGTAAAGAAAGGTTTTGAAAGGGAAGATTTATTTGTTGTGGTACATGAAAGACTATGGAGCGATACTGCAAAATATGCAGATATTGTTTTACCTTCAACTACATCATTTGAGCATGAAGATCTCTATATTAGCTATTGGCACAATGTGATTGCTTTTGCAAATCGAGTAATTGAACCATTAGGTCAATCTAAGCCAAATATTGAAGTATTCAGTATGCTTGCTCAAGCTTTTGGTTTTAGCCAAGATTGTTTTAAAGATAATGCTTATGATCTTGCAGACCAGGCTTTGGATAGCGACTACTTTAAAAACCACAATATATCACTAAATAGGCTTTTAAAAGAAAAATTTATTGAATTAGAATATATTGATTTTCCCTACAAAGATTCTGCATACACCAAAACCAAAAAAATTCAATTTGAAAACCCAGATGCAATCAATTTGGCAGGTACTGGTTTGCCAGAGTGCACTGCATTGAATCTAAATTACCCTTTCATTTTAATCAGTCCGCCAAATAAGCATTTTTTAAATTCTACTTTTGCGCATGTCAATAAATTAAAAGAAAAAGAATATGCACCATATGTAAAAATAAATCCAAAGGATGCTATAAAGTACGATCTAAAAGATAATTGTAATGTGGAAATTTTTAACGAACAGGGTAGTTGCATTTTAAAAGCCATGATAAGCGATGATGTAAAAGAAGGAGTTTTGGTTGCACGAGGGCTTTATTGGGTAGACGATTATATTAACAAACAGCCAATAAATACACTAACAAGTGATAAATTGTCTGATATTGGAGGCGGGGCAGTGTTTTTTTCAAGTGGTGTAAACATTAAAAAGGTTTGA
- a CDS encoding amino acid--tRNA ligase-related protein, with translation MKAGRIVKISKQTTLVLSNDNLITFPFKSKHSLNDIIDENDNLLVKSYKSIDFKNALEKTNKKYLLIDKTKQFFKQQGFLEALTPKLKKLYLNERHIKKIKTRYGYLVPSFEIEHKKLLCLGFEKVFELNFAYRDDFEDKFHSKEFLMLEWYRAYAKPEDIFEDFKELCKFLNDSKDILELDSKHINLDRFEFFSYEELFLKYLGLDILHFFDKKKIISKYNLEANLTKSQVLDYLFATHIEKHLGNNCISIVYNFPDFTFLAKKEGKYAKRYEFYINGIEIANCYDEENDFLRLEKYFNKQTDPEFIDYMAFGMPKASGIALGFDRLLKLIM, from the coding sequence ATGAAAGCAGGTCGTATTGTAAAAATTTCAAAACAAACTACACTTGTTTTGTCTAATGATAATCTAATAACTTTTCCTTTCAAAAGTAAACACAGTTTAAATGATATAATCGATGAAAACGATAATTTACTTGTAAAATCATATAAATCAATCGATTTTAAAAATGCTTTAGAGAAAACAAACAAAAAGTATCTTCTAATAGATAAAACAAAACAGTTTTTCAAACAACAGGGCTTTTTAGAAGCATTAACACCCAAATTAAAAAAATTATATTTAAACGAAAGACATATTAAAAAAATCAAAACAAGGTATGGATACCTGGTGCCTTCATTTGAAATTGAACATAAAAAACTATTATGTCTTGGTTTTGAAAAAGTATTTGAATTGAATTTTGCCTACAGGGATGATTTTGAAGACAAATTCCACAGTAAAGAATTTTTAATGCTTGAATGGTATAGAGCTTATGCAAAACCTGAAGATATTTTTGAAGATTTCAAAGAGTTATGCAAGTTTTTAAACGATTCTAAAGATATTTTAGAATTAGATTCAAAGCATATTAATCTTGATCGTTTTGAATTTTTTTCTTACGAAGAGTTGTTTTTAAAATATTTAGGTTTAGATATTTTGCACTTTTTTGATAAGAAAAAAATAATATCAAAATATAATTTAGAAGCAAATTTAACTAAATCTCAGGTACTTGATTACTTATTTGCAACACACATAGAAAAACACCTTGGCAATAATTGCATAAGTATTGTGTACAATTTCCCCGACTTTACATTTCTTGCAAAAAAAGAAGGCAAATATGCAAAAAGATATGAGTTTTACATTAATGGCATAGAAATAGCTAATTGCTATGATGAAGAAAATGATTTTTTAAGGCTTGAAAAATATTTCAATAAACAAACAGATCCGGAATTTATAGATTATATGGCTTTTGGTATGCCAAAAGCCAGTGGCATTGCTCTTGGATTTGACAGATTGTTAAAGTTAATAATGTGA
- a CDS encoding cupin domain-containing protein has translation NKLMEPAYKIIPVNSDSNGWHRHKGEEFGYILNGKLELRVADEVCVLEKGDSFYFSSSLMHYYKNVGDCDVETIWIVAPPSSFKYLFLKKH, from the coding sequence AAATAAATTGATGGAACCTGCCTATAAAATTATACCTGTAAACAGTGACTCAAACGGATGGCACAGACACAAAGGGGAAGAGTTTGGATATATTTTAAATGGAAAACTAGAATTGAGAGTTGCAGATGAAGTATGCGTTTTAGAAAAAGGTGATAGTTTTTACTTTTCTTCTTCTTTGATGCATTACTATAAAAACGTAGGCGATTGTGATGTTGAAACAATATGGATTGTTGCACCACCATCAAGTTTTAAATACTTGTTTTTAAAAAAACACTAA
- a CDS encoding ABC transporter ATP-binding protein/permease: MKQFNKEVFKDAWHLIKPYWVSSEKKTAYILLAAIIFLNLAIVFINVLFNLWYKEFYNALQELNEKAFWIALGQFTALAFFYIISAVYSLYLNQMLQIKWRRWLTDNFLDKWMDKKIYHHLQVFNHQTDNPDQRISEDLNMFISQSLSLSLGLLSSIVTLFSFISILWIVSGPLHFSVFGYLITIPGYMVWAALLYAIVGTWITAVIGRPLIPLNFNQQRFEADFRFNLVRIRENSESVALYSGEEKEHKHLMRKFADIFENYWKIMVRQKKLTWFTSGYNQIAIIFPILVAAPRFFAKKIQLGGLMQIAQAFGQVQTSLSYIVNSYTSLAAWHAVADRLRTFEHNIESIKALQNSNNNIKYKQSDFLSVKNLSIMLPNNQTYLIKDLSFELKPTQSLLIVGPSGIGKSTLIRTIAGLWPFGSGEIELPPKEKTLFLPQKPYLPIGTLRDVLIYPNGDPSIDNDILKELLVSLNLKYLAKHLLDNNVWSQVLSLGEQQYIAFGRIFLQKPEWIFMDEATSALDEKSERLLYMRLFSELPQSACLSVGHRSSLLNYHKIKLSLLGEGKWSLEPIKKDDLKRVSYLKEEFA, encoded by the coding sequence ATGAAACAATTTAATAAAGAAGTTTTTAAAGATGCATGGCATCTAATAAAGCCCTATTGGGTTTCTAGCGAAAAAAAAACAGCTTATATACTGCTTGCTGCCATTATTTTTTTAAATTTAGCTATTGTTTTTATTAATGTATTATTTAATTTGTGGTATAAAGAATTCTACAATGCTTTGCAGGAGTTAAACGAAAAAGCTTTTTGGATAGCGCTTGGACAATTTACTGCACTGGCTTTTTTTTACATAATTTCTGCCGTTTATTCGCTTTACCTAAATCAAATGCTTCAGATAAAATGGCGCAGGTGGCTTACGGATAATTTTTTAGATAAATGGATGGATAAAAAGATATATCACCACCTTCAGGTATTTAATCACCAAACGGATAACCCAGATCAACGTATTAGTGAAGATTTAAATATGTTTATATCTCAATCATTGAGCCTATCTTTAGGGCTTTTAAGTTCAATTGTAACTTTATTTTCTTTTATAAGTATATTGTGGATTGTATCCGGGCCCTTGCATTTTTCTGTATTTGGTTATTTAATTACAATTCCTGGATATATGGTATGGGCTGCTTTGCTGTATGCTATTGTTGGTACATGGATTACAGCTGTAATTGGCAGGCCGTTAATTCCTTTAAACTTTAATCAGCAGCGATTCGAAGCAGATTTCAGGTTCAATCTTGTACGCATAAGAGAAAATAGCGAAAGTGTTGCTTTATATAGTGGTGAAGAAAAAGAACACAAGCATTTAATGAGAAAATTTGCAGATATATTTGAAAACTACTGGAAAATAATGGTCAGGCAAAAAAAACTAACGTGGTTTACTTCAGGTTACAACCAGATTGCTATCATTTTCCCTATACTTGTTGCAGCGCCAAGATTTTTTGCAAAAAAGATTCAGCTAGGTGGCTTAATGCAAATAGCTCAGGCATTTGGACAGGTACAAACATCACTATCCTACATAGTAAATAGCTACACCTCGCTTGCCGCATGGCATGCAGTAGCAGACAGGCTACGCACATTCGAACACAATATTGAATCAATAAAAGCACTGCAAAATTCAAATAATAATATTAAATACAAACAATCAGACTTTTTGAGTGTAAAAAATTTATCTATTATGCTTCCAAATAATCAAACATACTTAATTAAAGACTTAAGCTTTGAGCTAAAACCAACGCAAAGTCTTCTTATTGTCGGTCCATCAGGCATAGGAAAAAGCACACTTATTCGCACAATTGCAGGCCTTTGGCCTTTTGGTTCTGGAGAGATTGAGCTTCCTCCAAAAGAAAAGACATTGTTTTTGCCGCAAAAACCATATTTACCAATAGGAACACTAAGAGATGTTCTTATTTATCCAAATGGTGATCCATCGATAGATAACGATATTTTAAAGGAGCTACTTGTAAGTCTAAACTTAAAATACCTGGCAAAACATTTATTGGATAATAATGTATGGTCTCAAGTTTTATCGCTTGGCGAGCAGCAATACATTGCTTTTGGACGTATATTTTTGCAAAAACCTGAATGGATTTTTATGGATGAAGCAACAAGCGCTTTGGATGAAAAATCAGAAAGACTCCTTTATATGAGGCTGTTTAGCGAGCTTCCACAAAGCGCATGCTTAAGCGTAGGCCACAGGTCAAGCCTGCTTAATTACCATAAGATAAAACTTTCATTGTTAGGTGAAGGCAAATGGTCACTTGAGCCCATTAAAAAAGATGACTTGAAAAGAGTCTCATATTTAAAGGAGGAGTTTGCATAA